One Symphalangus syndactylus isolate Jambi chromosome 9, NHGRI_mSymSyn1-v2.1_pri, whole genome shotgun sequence DNA segment encodes these proteins:
- the LOC129489992 gene encoding protein Mis18-beta-like — translation MAAQLLRHRSHCATPPRGDFCDGTERAIDEASSTTSMEWNTQVVKGSSPLGPSGLGAEEPAAGPQLPSWLQPERCAVFQCAQRHAVLADSVHLAWDLSRSLVAVVSSRVTNNVVLEAPFLVGVEGSLKGSYLLKTKAIVNASEMDIQNVPLSEKIAELKEKIVLTHDRLKSLMKILSEVTPDQSKPEN, via the exons ATGGCGGCTCAGCTGCTGCGGCATCGCTCGCATTGTGCAACGCCGCCCCGGGGTGACTTTTGTGATGGCACTGAGAGGGCGATTGACGAAGCTTCTTCTACGACCTCCATGGAGTGGAATACGCAGGTGGTGAAGGGGTCCTCGCCGCTCGGCCCCTCAGGGCTGGGGGCTGAGGAGCCGGCCGCCGGCCCGCAGCTGCCATCTTGGCTGCAGCCTGAGAGGTGCGCTGTGTTCCAGTGCGCACAGCGCCACGCAGTGCTCGCCGACTCGGTGCACCTCGCCTGGGACCTGTCGCGGTCCCTCGTGGCCGTGGTCTCCTCCAGAGTTACAAATAACGTCGTTTTGGAAGCGCCCTTCCTAGTTGGCGTTGAAGGTTCACTCAAAGGCA gctatctcttaaaaacaaaagccatagTAAATGCATCAGAGATGGATATTCAAAATGTTCCTCTATCAGAAAAGATTGCAGAGCTGAAAGAGAAGATAGTGCTAACGCACGATCGCTTAAAATCACTAATGAAGATTCTGAGTGAAGTGACTCCTGACCAGTCCAAGCCAGAAAACTGA